In the Coturnix japonica isolate 7356 chromosome 6, Coturnix japonica 2.1, whole genome shotgun sequence genome, one interval contains:
- the RPL10 gene encoding 60S ribosomal protein L10 translates to MGRRPARCYRYCKNKPYPKSRFCRGVPDPKIRIFDLGRKKAKVDEFPLCGHMVSDEYEQLSSEALEAARICANKYMVKSCGKDGFHIRVRLHPFHVIRINKMLSCAGADR, encoded by the exons ATGGGGCGGCGGCCGGCGCGGTG TTACAGGTACTGCAAGAACAAACCCTACCCCAAGTCCCGCTTCTGTCGGGGGGTGCCGG ACCCTAAGATCCGTATCTTCGACCTGGGCCGGAAAAAAGCCAAAGTGGACGAGTTCCCATTATGCGGCCACATGGTGTCTGATGAATACGAACAGCTCAGCTCCGaag CCCTGGAGGCCGCCCGTATCTGCGCCAACAAATACATGGTGAAGAGCTGCGGGAAGGACGGATTCCACATCCGggtcaggctccaccccttccacGTCATCCGTATCAACAAGATGCTGTCCTGCGCCGGAGCCGACAGGTGA